A region of Lycium barbarum isolate Lr01 chromosome 1, ASM1917538v2, whole genome shotgun sequence DNA encodes the following proteins:
- the LOC132609685 gene encoding uncharacterized protein LOC132609685, with amino-acid sequence MAKAYDRLSWDFLISVLRKFGFSEIWIDLMWGLISEVWYSIVINGVRRGFYTSSQGLKQGDPLSPSLFIIAAEVLTRSLNSLNNEPDFIPFHMNKRGPQINHLAYADDIVIFCSGKQSSINLVMSHIEKYENASGQKINGEKSLFITDPKASAQRINKMRNCTGFMEKSFPFTYLGCSLYKGRKKLIYFENMAMKVANRLNSWQGNMLTFGGKMIMIKNVLQSLPIYTLSAMSPPKGTLTLIEKYFARWWRFRTNTTLWGTFMRAKYCSRSHPAAKKWVPGNSHAWKRMLQIRDKVENNMLWKINVGNCSLWWDNWSDKGALANLFPDHHHNRHTTISSYINNGAWDSSKITLDFGDRNHNIFANTDIGDPSLEDFIIWKPTSDGLYTNSSAFQVNRRRKQDDETLSSLWHNCIPLKISFLGWRACLSKLPFNENLARLGIVDNSNCRCCNTPIRDSMQHTLVEGQAAKYLWESFGSPLGIRHRNWPIKRILKLWRDTATHNSVHKLLVNIVPLVICWEIWRNWTACKYGEQDRLYFRKMRHQVSWTIDAALAKAFPSSIGHGTISAMKSRGGNQKQYFITLNGTNQRRAGSHNIAEATTAMEGIQQCLRLGYKEIHLESDSQIIVDMLNARTTNNLKLKRIILNTAKLMEHAEVKVTHCYREANQVADLLAKSVANVDISTQYNSYTQLPGNIKGSFFMDS; translated from the exons ATGGCAAAAGCCTATGATAGGCTATCGTGGGATTTCCTGATTTCGGTCCTGAGGAAATTTGGATTTTCGGAAATTTGGATTGATCTAATGTGGGGTCTTATCTCAGAAGTTTGGTACTCCATTGTCATTAATGGGGTAAGAAGAGGTTTTTACACCTCTTCTCAAGGTTTGAAACAAGGGGATCCTCTATCCCCTTCACTTTTTATTATTGCAGCTGAAGTTCTAACTAGATCTTTAAATAGCCTCAACAATGAGCCTGATTTTATTCCTTTCCATATGAATAAAAGAGGCCCACAAATTAACCACCTCGCCTATGCTGACGATATTGTTATTTTTTGCAGTGGCAAGCAAAGTTCTATCAATCTTGTGATGAGTCACATTGAGAAGTATGAAAATGCTTCTGGCCAAAAGATTAATGGAGAAAAAAGCTTGTTTATAACAGATCCAAAAGCTAGTGCACAAAGAATCAACAAAATGAGAAATTGCACTGGTTTCATGGAAAAAAGTTTTCCTTTCACCTATCTTGGCTGCTCTCTTTATAAAGGAAGAAAGAAGTTAATCTACTTTGAGAATATGGCCATGAAAGTGGCTAATAGACTCAACAGTTGGCAAGGCAACATGCTCACCTTTGGTGGGAAAATGATTATGATCAAGAACGTGTTACAATCACTCCCCATTTACACACTTTCTGCTATGAGCCCCCCGAAAGGAACTCTAACTCTCATTGAGAAGTATTTTGCTAG GTGGTGGAGGTTCAGAACTAATACCACCTTGTGGGGTACCTTTATGAGAGCTAAATACTGTAGCAGGTCCCACCCGGCTGCTAAAAAATGGGTCCCTGGTAATTCACATGCTTGGAAACGCATGCTACAAATAAGAGACAAAGTGGAGAATAATATGCTTTGGAAGATCAATGTTGGTAATTGTAGTCTGTGGTGGGACAATTGGTCGGATAAAGGGGCTTTAGCCAATCTTTTTCCAGACCATCACCATAACAGGCATACTACGATTAGTAGCTACATTAATAATGGTGCTTGGGACTCCTCTAAGATTACTCTTGATTTTGGGGATAGGAATCATAACATATTTGCTAACACTGATATTGGAGACCCATCACTGGAAGATTTCATTATTTGGAAACCTACCAGTGATGGGCTATACACTAATTCTTCTGCTTTTCAGGTTAACAGACGCAGGAAACAAGATGATGAAACTCTCAGCAGTCTATGGCATAATTGCATTCCCCTCAAGATCTCTTTTTTAGGTTGGAGGGCTTGTTTATCCAAACTTCCTTTCAACGAGAATCTGGCTAGATTGGGCATAGTTGACAACTCCAATTGTAGATGCTGCAACACGCCTATCAGAGACAGTATGCAACACACTTTGGTAGAGGGACAAGCTGCCAAATATCTTTGGGAGTCATTTGGTTCGCCTCTAGGTATTAGACACAGAAATTGGCCCATCAAAAGAATCCTCAAGCTCTGGAGAGACACAGCGACCCACAACAGCGTACACAAGCTACTAGTTAACATTGTCCCCTTGGTAATCTGCTGGGAAATTTGGAGGAACTGGACAGCTTGCAAATATGGCGAGCAAGACAGACTCTACTTCAGGAAAATGAGGCACCAAGTTAGCTGGACCATTGATGCCGCCTTAGCTAAAGCTTTTCCAAGTTCAATTGGCCATGGTACAATCTCTGCCATGAAATCGAGAGGTGGAAACCAAAAACAATATTTTATCACGTTAAATGGGACAAACCAGAGGAGGGCTGG CTCTCATAACATAGCTGAAGCCACAACCGCAATGGAGGGAATTCAACAGTGCTTACGATTAGGTTACAAAGAAATCCATTTGGAATCGGACTCACAAATTATTGTCGATATGCTGAATGCTAGAACCACCAACAATCTTAAGCTAAAAAGAATCATTCTCAACACCGCAAAATTGATGGAGCACGCTGAAGTCAAAGTCACCCACTGCTACAGAGAGGCAAACCAGGTAGCTGATCTACTGGCCAAATCTGTAGCTAACGTCGATATCTCTACACAATACAACTCATATACTCAACTGCCTGGAAATATCAAAGGATCTTTCTTCATGGATTCCTAG
- the LOC132609695 gene encoding uncharacterized protein LOC132609695 codes for MDLQNNNEHGRQELNKANAEYVKWLGIQDNLLRQKSQIKWFQEGDYNSRYFHILNHIPHLITEENNNMLTKIPKEEEIKDAIFNLSSESTAGPDGFNGTFFQKCWDIIKSEVIDFVQEYFNGRNLTKFYNHTCLVLIPKVISPTSFSQMRPISLTNFTTKIISKILSSRLNTLLPLIISENQSGFVQGRLIIENVMLA; via the exons ATGGACCTGCAGAACAACAATGAGCATGGTAGACAGGAACTCAACAAAGCCAATGCAGAATATGTCAAGTGGCTAGGCATCCAAGACAATTTGCTTAGGCAAAAATCTCAAATAAAATGGTTTCAAGAAGGGGATTACAATAGCAGATACTTTCACA TCTTGAACCATATCCCTCACCTAATTACTGAGGAGAACAATAACATGTTGACTAAAATCCCGAAGGAAGAAGAGATCAAGGATGCCATTTTCAACCTTAGTTCTGAGAGCACTGCAGGGCCTGATGGTTTCAATGGCACTTTCTTCCAAAAGTGCTGGGATATCATTAAAAGTGAAGTTATAGACTTCGTTCAAGAATATTTCAACGGAAGGAACCTCACCAAATTCTACAATCACACCTgccttgttcttatccctaaagTCATTTCCCCGACTAGCTTCTCTCAAATGAGACCCATTAGTCTCACAAACTTTACCACAAAAATAATTTCCAAGATCCTATCCAGCAGACTTAATACTCTTCTACCATTGATTATTTCAGAGAACCAGAGTGGTTTTGTCCAGGGGAGACTGATTATTGAAAATGTGATGTTAGCTTAG
- the LOC132632074 gene encoding uncharacterized protein LOC132632074 isoform X3 has translation MWAAPPLKQWYPCIPVMTCLPVGAPRKFQLYSQLRNLDLGSVAEQQTMKKSQPKYRKQQEAKEEVEEKQEDSKKLSGFDVLRALEKATAQKMKKKRNGRESSLLSRKVNGKGRNGREEDEYLENYGNKNVRPLSVKEDWGSRLDDLEKKLQELVDTTAA, from the exons ATGTGGGCCGCTCCTCCACTCAAACAATGGTATCCATGTATTCCGGTGATGACGTGTCTTCCTGTCGGAGCTCCGAGGAAGTTTCAACTCTACTCGCAGCTTAGAAACCTCGATTTAG GTTCCGTGGCGGAGCAGCAAACTATGAAGAAATCGCAACCAAAGTATCGAAAACAACAAGAAGCAAAAGAAGAAGTAGAAGAAAAGCAAGAAGATTCAAAGAAATTAAGCGGTTTTGATGTATTGCGAGCACTGGAAAAGGCGACGGCtcagaaaatgaagaaaaagagaAATGGAAGAGAGAGTTCGTTGTTGAGTAGAAAAGTGAATGGAAAGGGAAGAAATGGAAGGGAagaggatgaatatttggagaattATGGTAACAAAAATGTTCGACCATTGAGTGTAAAAGAGGATTGGGGAAGTCGTTTGGATGATTTGGAGAAAAAACTTCAAGAGCTTGTGGATACAACTGCCGCTTGA
- the LOC132632074 gene encoding uncharacterized protein LOC132632074 isoform X2, with translation MWAAPPLKQWYPCIPVMTCLPVGAPRKFQLYSQLRNLDLVTAVKSGSVAEQQTMKKSQPKYRKQQEAKEEVEEKQEDSKKLSGFDVLRALEKATAQKMKKKRNGRESSLLSRKVNGKGRNGREEDEYLENYGNKNVRPLSVKEDWGSRLDDLEKKLQELVDTTAA, from the exons ATGTGGGCCGCTCCTCCACTCAAACAATGGTATCCATGTATTCCGGTGATGACGTGTCTTCCTGTCGGAGCTCCGAGGAAGTTTCAACTCTACTCGCAGCTTAGAAACCTCGATTTAG tTACTGCGGTCAAATCAGGTTCCGTGGCGGAGCAGCAAACTATGAAGAAATCGCAACCAAAGTATCGAAAACAACAAGAAGCAAAAGAAGAAGTAGAAGAAAAGCAAGAAGATTCAAAGAAATTAAGCGGTTTTGATGTATTGCGAGCACTGGAAAAGGCGACGGCtcagaaaatgaagaaaaagagaAATGGAAGAGAGAGTTCGTTGTTGAGTAGAAAAGTGAATGGAAAGGGAAGAAATGGAAGGGAagaggatgaatatttggagaattATGGTAACAAAAATGTTCGACCATTGAGTGTAAAAGAGGATTGGGGAAGTCGTTTGGATGATTTGGAGAAAAAACTTCAAGAGCTTGTGGATACAACTGCCGCTTGA
- the LOC132632074 gene encoding uncharacterized protein LOC132632074 isoform X1, with protein sequence MWAAPPLKQWYPCIPVMTCLPVGAPRKFQLYSQLRNLDLDRVISIPTVTAVKSGSVAEQQTMKKSQPKYRKQQEAKEEVEEKQEDSKKLSGFDVLRALEKATAQKMKKKRNGRESSLLSRKVNGKGRNGREEDEYLENYGNKNVRPLSVKEDWGSRLDDLEKKLQELVDTTAA encoded by the exons ATGTGGGCCGCTCCTCCACTCAAACAATGGTATCCATGTATTCCGGTGATGACGTGTCTTCCTGTCGGAGCTCCGAGGAAGTTTCAACTCTACTCGCAGCTTAGAAACCTCGATTTAG ACAgagttatttcgatcccaacagtTACTGCGGTCAAATCAGGTTCCGTGGCGGAGCAGCAAACTATGAAGAAATCGCAACCAAAGTATCGAAAACAACAAGAAGCAAAAGAAGAAGTAGAAGAAAAGCAAGAAGATTCAAAGAAATTAAGCGGTTTTGATGTATTGCGAGCACTGGAAAAGGCGACGGCtcagaaaatgaagaaaaagagaAATGGAAGAGAGAGTTCGTTGTTGAGTAGAAAAGTGAATGGAAAGGGAAGAAATGGAAGGGAagaggatgaatatttggagaattATGGTAACAAAAATGTTCGACCATTGAGTGTAAAAGAGGATTGGGGAAGTCGTTTGGATGATTTGGAGAAAAAACTTCAAGAGCTTGTGGATACAACTGCCGCTTGA